The sequence ACACAAGCAAAAGTGACACGGAGAAAACAAAAGAAAAAGAGAAAACAGAAGTTACATCGGGAGCATCAAAAACTAGTTACACAGATCCATCCGAATTAAAAGATAAATACGATATCGTTATTGTTGGTGCAGGTGGCGCAGGAATGTCCGCAGCACTGGAAGCAAAAGCGAAAGGCATGAATCCCGTAATCCTTGAAAAAATGCCACTAGCAGGCGGAAACACGATGAAAGCCTCTTCTGGTATGAATGCATCTGAAACTAAATTCCAAAAAGAACAAGGAATTAATGATAGCAACGATAAATTTTACGAAGAAACATTAAAAGGTGGTCATGGAACAAACGATAAAGCAATGCTTCGTTTTTTCGTAGACAATTCCGCCAGCGCCATTGACTGGCTGGATTCCATGGACATTAAATTAAACAACTTAACTATCACAGGTGGAATGAGTGAAAAACGTACGCACCGTCCTGAAGATGGCTCAGCTGTTGGTAAATACTTAGTAGACGGTTTACTAAAAAATGTTCAAGAACAAAAAATCCCAGTTTTCGTTAACGCAGACGTAAAAGAAATTACACAAAAAGACGGAAAAGTAACTGGCGTGAAAGTAAAACTAAACAATAAAGATGAAAAAACAATTAGTTCTAATGCAGTAGTTGTAACAACTGGTGGCTACGGAGCTAATAAAGATATGATTGAAAAAGAACGTCCAGACTTAAAAGGATACGTAACGACGAACCAAGAAGGAAGTACTGGCGACGGTATTAAAATGATCGAAAAACTTGGTGGAACCACAGTAGACATGGATCAAATCCAAGTCCATCCAACTGTTCAACAAGATAAATCTTACCTAATTGGTGAAGCTGTCCGCGGTGAAGGTGCGATTTTAGTTTCTCAAGAAGGAAAACGTTTCGGAAACGAATTAGATACACGCGATAACGTAACAGCTTCCATCAATAAACTACCAGAAAAAACAGCTTACCTAATTTTCGATGCAGGCGTGAAAGAACGCGTCAAAGCGATTGCGCAATATGAGGAAATGGGATTTGTTGAAGAAGGCAAAACAATCGATGAACTAGCAGGAAAAATCAACGTATCAAAAGAAAACCTAGCTAAAACAGTAGATACTTGGAATGCAAGCGTGAAAAACAAAAAAGACGAAGCATTCGGTAGAACAACAGCAATGGATAATGATTTATCTAAAGCACCATATTACGCAATCAAAATTGGACCAGGAATTCATTACACAATGGGCGGCGTAAAAATCAACACAAATACAGAAGTTTTAGACAAAGACGGTAAACCAATCACAGGTCTATTTGCTGCGGGAGAAGTAACTGGTGGCTTGCACGGGGAAAACCGTATTGGCGGAAACTCTGTCGCTGAAATTATTATTTTCGGACGCCAAGCTGGTGACAAATCAGCAGAATTTGTAAAAGCACAGTAAGAACCCATACACCATAGTCATGTGATTAATAATAAATAAAAAACTTGCTAAGACACTGTAAACAGACGTTTTAGCAAGTTTTTTATTGGCTAAATAGTGTGTTAGTGTAGTACTATGGATGGGGAACAACTGGGATATATACACTGATAAATTAGCTGTATTTAAGCTAATTTTATTAGTTTGTTAAAATAAGGAGGAAATAATATGTTGAAAATGGGTTTTATCGGAAACGGAAAAAGTACGAATAGATATCATTTACCGTTTATTTTAGAGCGGGATAATATGGAAGTAAAGACAATTTACAATCGAAATCCCAAAACAGCCACATGGGACAAAATCGAAGGGGTTCACTATACAACAGACTTAGACGAGCTGTTGAAAGACCCAGAAATCCAGTTAATTACCATCTCTACAACACAAAGCTCTCATTTCGACTATGCCAAAATGGTGTTAGAAAACGGCAAAAATGTGCTTGTTGAAAAACCATTTATGATGACATACGCTGAAGCTAAAGAAATATTTGAGCTCGCTAAAGAGCGTGGTTTACTCGTTCAATGTTACCAAAACCGTCGTTTTGACTCTGATTTCCTTACGGCGCAAAAAGTGATTGAAAGCGGGAAATTGGGAGAGCTTTTGGAAGTAGAAATGCATTATGACTATTTCCGCCCAGAAATCCCAGAATCCGTGCATGAATTTAAATTCTACGACAGTTATTTATATGGTCACGGTTGCCATACAATTGATCAAGTTTTATCTTATTTCGGAAAACCTGACGACATTCATTACGATGTGCGCCAACTACTCGGTGAAGGACGAATGAACGATTATTTCGACCTTGATTTATATTACGGTGTAACAAAAGTATCCGTGAAATCCAGCTATTTCCGTATAAAAGCCCGTCCAAGCTTCGTCCTATACGGCAAAAAAGGCATGTTTACAAAAGAAACAAAAGACCGCCAAGAAGAACATTTAAAACTATTTTATATGCCAAGCAATCCGGATTTCGGAATTGATTTGCCAGAACATTATGGAACGCTTACGTATGTCGATGATGCCGGAGTTTGGCACGAGGAGAAAGTTATTTCTGAGGTTGGCGACTATGGCCGCGTTTATGATGGTTTATATGACGCGATTGTCAATGGGAAACCTAAACAAGTGACAGATGAAGAGACCTTGCTACAAATGGAGATTTTGGAAAAAGGTGTCGAAGCTTGTAAATAAAAAAGTGTCCGCGAGAGGAATCTTGCGGGCGTTTTTTTGTGTAATGAAACAACTTATTCCTGCATAAAACTTCATTTTGTGACAATTCAATGAATTTTTGAAACTCAGCTCATTTTTAACTTGATTCTTGCTATACTTAATTAAATAAGATGAATAGTGAAGACTTATATAGAAATAAAAAGATACATACAACGGGAGGAATCAGAATGATAACATTAGGGATAGACTTAGGAACATCGAATAGTTTGGTGGCATATTGGAAAGAGGATGAAGCTGTATTGATACCCAATGTCTTTGGCGAGGTTCTAACGCCATCTGTGGTTGGTGTGGATGATAATGGTGAATTTTTAATCGGAAAAATTGCTAAAGAACGCCTAACCTCGCATCCTGACAAAACGGCGGCAGTTTTTAAAAGATTTATGGGGACAGAAAAGAATTATTACTTGGGTAAGCAAGCTTTTACAGCTACGGATTTATCTAGTTTTGTTTTAAAAGCTTTAAAAGAAGATGCAGAGAAGTTTTTAGGCGAGAGTTGTACAGATGCAGTTATTAGTGTTCCTGCCTATTTTAATAATTCACAACGAAAAGCAACGATTGATGCGGCCTTTTTAGCTGGTTTGAAGGTAGAGAGATTAATTAGCGAGCCAACCGCAGCAGCAATTGCATATGGAATCCACGAACAAAATGATACAACTTTAATGGTAATTGATATTGGCGGAGGCACTTTTGACGTTTCGATTTTGGAGATGTTTGATGGTGTTATGCAGGTGATTGCGATTGGTGGAAATAATTATTTAGGTGGTGAAGATTTTACAGGTGTTATTATTGAAGATTGTTTGAGTAAAAATGATTTAAAAAAGGATGATTTGTCTGCAGAAGATTTTGCATCACTATATAAACAAGCAGAAGATGCGAAGAAGACTGTTTGCCACGGAAAAATAGGTGAAATAACGCTAAATGAAATAAAATATACAATTACAGAAAATCAATTTGAGATAATAAGTCAACCATTAATTTTAAAATTACGCGAACCAATCATTCAAGCCTTAAAAGATGCCGATTTAAAACCGATTGATATTGAACAAGTTGTACTTATAGGTGGAGCTACAAAAATGCCAGTTATTAAAAGTTTTACAAGTAAATTTTTAGGCAAAATACCATTTATGCACATCAACCCTGATGAAACAGTGGGACTTGGTGCTGCAGTTCAAGCGGCGTTAAAAGAACGCCATGAGTCGCTGGAAGAGTTTGTGTTGACAGATGTATGTGCACACACACTCGGCACGGAAATAGTAAAAGAAATTGGTCCTAATAGATATCAAGAAGGCGTTTTTTCGCCAATTATTGAGCGGAATACAACAATACCAGTTAGCCGTGTGGAAAATTACTATACGATTTTAGATAATCAGTCTCATATAGAATTTGGAATATATCAAGGAGAAAGTAGAAACGTTAAAGATAATCTTAAACTTGGAGAATTACTAGTGTCATTACCTCCAAAAACTAAAGCAAACTCTAAAATGGAAGTACGTTTTACTTATGATAAAAATGGAATTCTTGAAGTGCTAGTAAAAACAGTAGCTACAGGAGAAGTAAAGCAGCTAATTATTCAAAATAATCCGGGTTCAATGTCCAAAAAAGAGTTAGAAGAACAATTAGAAAAGTTAAATCATCTTAAAATACATCCACGTGATCGCTCTGAAAACCGGCTTTTACTTGCAAGAGCAGATAGAATATATCAAATGTCTTTAGGTGAAAGACGAAGATTTGTAGAATTCTTAATTGCTGAGTTTGAACAGGTAGTTGAAACACAAGATGAGAAGAAAATAGAGGCCCAGTGCGAGAAGCTTAGACAACAACTAGACGAATTTGAAGGAGTGAACTGGGATTGACAGTTTGGGAAATACTAAAAATAGAAAAGACAACCGACAAACGTGCAATCAAGCGTGCTTATGCCAAAGCACTCAAATATACACATCCTGATGACGACCCAGTAGCTTTTCAAAAATTAAAAGAGTCTTTTGATATAGCTTTAAAATATCAAGAATTTGATTGGGATATAGACGATTTTGAACCGATAGTGTATACGGTATCAGCTGATGAGCAAACTGCGGAAAACCCACAGTGGGAACTTGAACCACTAGAGATAGAAGAGAAACAACCTTCTTTTATAGAACAAGTGAATGTTGTTTTTGCAAATTTTAATGAGAGGATTAATATCGAAGTTTGGCGTGATTTATTCCAAAAAGATAGTTTGTTTAGCTTGGACGGATACGACAGTGAGAAGGCTTATATAGCGAATTTTATATCTGAAAATGCAATGTTTCTTCCAAAAGAGGTAATTAAATTAGCTTTTGAATTATATAGTTTGGATGAAATAGTTTTAAATAGCTTTAATGAGAGGCTTGCAATAAAGTTACGTAATGCGAAGAACCTTCCGCCATTTTCTTTTGAGGCGCTACAAAATTTGGATGAAGAATTGCGTAATACATTTATTATGACGCGCTATGCTGCCTATACTTGTTTAGAACGCCGAGGAATAGAAAGTTACATTAAACGAGCAAAAGTGATTTTTGCCAGCGATCCAGATCTTGAACTAATTGATATTATTAGTAGTACAGGAAAACTTAATCAAGCAACAATTTTAAAGAGAATCAATCAATTTATTGAAAAAAATCCAGAAAATCCAACAGCTCGTATGTACCGATTATTTCTTAATCAAAAAATGAAAAAACCAATTAATATTGAGGATTTAGAGTATGCTCTGTTGGACACGTATTTCTCGGTTCCGAAAGAGAATGAATTATTTGATGATATTATTTTCCATGTAGATAAAAATAAGTTGTTGGGTTTCATCTATTTTGATTTGAAAAAATATCCTATAGCATATAGTTACTTAATCAAAGTCGCGGATACAAGTGTGAAATCGGTTAGAAATAGAATTGCTTTTTGTTTAAAATTAGATTTAAAAAGAGAAAAAGAAACAACCAAGAATAAATCGAGAATTAAAGATATTTGGACTGAATTAAGTTTTTACTCAATATTTACATATGAACTTTTGGTCTTGAAAACGCAGAAAAAAAGGGTGATAGGTATATTATTTAGCTTGGCAAGATTAGCTATATTACTTATGCTTTTTACTGGAATATTTGCAGATGACCTTGATTTTTGGCGGGGATTTTGGGTGCTTTTTTTCAGTATTACTATAGGTGTACATTTACTTTTCAGAAAAAACGTATGGGTAAAGTATAGAGATGAAAATAGAGAGGAATATTATCGAAGTAAGTTTGCTAATATTAAATAATAATATTAAACAAAAAGATGCCGGGCCTCTCAAGGCATCTTTTTGCGTTCATTTCCTTTCGAATGTTAATCTGTTTTTCCAGAAGTATTAATCTAAACGTTTTAAGCTGACTTCTTTATCACGCACAAAAATCGCTTCCTGATTACTAATAGGTCGCATTGTTGACTTCTCGGCATAGTCGGCCACGATTTTCTGTGTTACCTCTTTAAAAGGCACGTTATTGTAATGTGGTAGTATCGAAAAGTCGACTAAATTTAAAGCATCGTAGTTGATTAAATTCGTGGCTTTTTTCACGCTGTCCATCGATTGAATATAAGATATATTAGGACTTGTGATGACTGCACCAGCTGATTCACCAATATATAATTTTCCTTTAGCAATTTCCTCTAAAATTAATTTATCTGCACCAGTTCTTTTTAATTCTTGAAGTAAAAAGAAAGTATTTCCTCCAGTGACATAAATAAAATCATTCTTTTTGAGTGTCGCTGTTATTTCTTCTAGAGTTTCTGTTGTCACATCTAGTTCCTCTACAATTAATCCTAAATCCTCGAGCGCTTTCTTACCAGCTTCTACATAAAAAACGACTTCTTCAACTATGCTGGCTGTCGGAATAAAAGTAACCGTTTTTCCTTGAAGATTACTTTCGAATTCAGTAAATAACGCCACAACATCTTTAAAAGACGAGGTCAAAAATAAATTTTTCATCATTCATAGCTCCTTTGGTTTAGTTTCTATTTAAAGTATAATAGTTAAAAGTGTCAAATAGTGACACCTTTTAATTTGGATAAAAGAAAAGAGATGGCAATGAAAAAAGCAGAACGATTAAATGATATGATGTTATTTTTAAATGATAAAAATGCGTTTCAATTAAGTGACATAATGGCCAAATATGGCGTTTCCCGTAGTACTGCTATTCGAGATATACAGTCTTTAGAAGAAATAGGTATGCCAATTTACTCGGAGCGGGGACGAAATGGTCATTATCGGGTGCTTCGTAATCGGCTACTTTCACCAATTGTTTTTAATGTCGATGAAGTATTTGCGCTCTATTTTTCGATGCTTACGTTAACGGCTTATGAAACGACACCTTTTCATTTAAGTGTGGAAAAATTAAAAACAAAATTTGATCGTTGTCTTTCAGCTGAAAAAATCGAAATGCTTCGAAAAATGGAAGAAGTATTTAGTCTAGGCTATATAAAGCATAACAATCAATGTGAATTTCTAGAAGTTATTTTGCAGTTTACGATGGAAGAAAAAGTGTGTCAGATTAATTATGATAAAAATGGGACTGAAAAGATTTATAATGTTCAATTTTATAATATATCCTCGGCGTACGGGCAATGGTATGTGACGAGTTATAACTTCGAGACGAAGCGGATGCAGGTATTTCGTTGTGATAAAATCCTTGCGCTAAAAGAAAATGATACTTTTGAAGCTAAGAAAATGGAGGAATTAAAAAGAGTGGCTGATTCTTTTAATAAAAAAGCTGATGTAACTACCTTTGAAGTGGAAATTGCCTCAAATGGTGTTGACTTATTTTTTAAAGAAAATTATCCATCGATGAAACTTCGTCAACAGCAAGGTAAAAATGTTATTCATGGTTTTTATCATAAAGGAGAGGAACGATTTATTATTAATTATTTACTAGGTTATGGGGAAAAAATTATAGCCATTCAGCCAGATTCATTACGAGATATGTTGCTAAATGAGCTTGATATTATAAAAAAACATGTGCAAAATTTATCATCCTAACTTTGATGTATAATGAAAACAAGTCAATGATTAGAGGGAGCCGATTTCAGTGGAAGAATGGGATTTATTAAATGCGGATCGTGAACTAACTGGAAAAACACATATCCGCGGTGAAAAGCTAGCGCCCGGAGAACTTCATTTGGTTATTCACGTATGTATTTTTAACGAAGATGGGCAACTTTTAATCCAAAAGCGCCAAAAAGATAAAGAAGGTTGGCCGAATTATTGGGATCTTTCTGCGGCTGGTTCTGCATTAAAAGGCGAAACAAGCCGCCAAGCTGCGGAACGAGAAGTGCAAGAAGAACTGGGTATTACAATTGACTTAAGTAACACCCGCGCCAAATTCAGTTACCATTTTGAAGCAGGATTTGATGATTATTGGTTTATTACAAAAGACGTGAAGCTAAGCGACTTAACTTTACAAAAAGAAGAAGTAGCAGATGCCCGTTTTGTCACAAAAGAAGGGTTAGAAGCATTAAGAAGTTCGGGTGAATTCATTCCTTACTTCTTTTTAAACCAGCTTTTTGACCTAAAAAGCGCCACATCTATTCACTTTTAACGAATATAACTAAATTTCCACTTAACAAATCCGTTTCCTACACTTATAATAGTACAGAGACACGAGAAAACTCCAATTAGAAAGTGAGTGGTAATATGGGCCGTAAATGGGCAAATATTAAAGAGAAAAAAGCGTCAAAAGATAAAACAAATAGTCGTATCTATGCAAAATTTGGAATTGAAATATATGTAGCAGCTAAATCGGGCGACCCAGATCCACATTCCAATCAAAAATTACGTTTTGTTATTGAACGTGCAAAAACATACAATGTGCCGAAACATATTATTGACCGTGCAATCGAAAAAGCGAAAGGAACTGGAGATGAAACGTATTCAGAACTGCGCTATGAAGGCTTTGGTCCAAATGGTTCGATGATTATTGTAGACGCGCTGACAAATAATGTGAATCGTACGGCATCCGATGTTCGCGCAGCTTATAACAAAAATGGCGGGAACATGGGCGTAAGTGGTTCAGTAGCTTATATGTTTGATAATACAGCTATTTTTGGTGTTGAAGGAAAAGATGCGGACGAGCTATTAGAACTTTTAATGGAAGCGGATATTGACGTTCGTGACATTTTAGACGAAGATGGCCAAGCAATTATTTATGCAGAACCAGAAGATTTCCACAAAGTACAAGAAGGCTTGAAAGCGGCTGGAATAGAAGATTTCACAGTAGCAGAAATCGAAATGATTCCTCAAAACGATATTCAATTATCAGGTGAGGACTTAGAAAAATTCGAGAAATTAATTGATGCTTTAGAAGACCTAGAAGACGTGCAAAAAGTATATCATAACGTCGAATTAGAAGATTAACAGCCAATTATTACAACAATCGGAGGAATTGATAAAATGTCAAAATTACCAAATTGCCCAGAATGTAACTCAGAATATGCCTATGAAGATCGCGGCTTATTAATTTGCCCGGAATGCGGACATGAGTGGAGCGCTGTAGCAGAAGAAGCGACCGAAGAAAAAGTATTCAAAGATGCAAACGGTAACGTACTAACAGATGGCGATTCTGTCACAGTCATCAAAGATCTAAAAGTAAAAGGCGCATCAAATCCAATCAAAATGGGAACAAAAGTAAAAAATATCCGCCTAGTTGACGGCGACCACGATATTGATTGCAAAATCGACGGCTTCGGCCCAATGAAATTAAAATCAGAATTTGTTAAGAAGATATAAAAAAACAGCGATTCTCTACTTCAGAGAGTCGCTGTTTTTATTAATTCTGCACAAAAACCGTTTCAAACACAAATGATTCATACGTATGGCGCGTTATCGAATATTCGAACACACGACCATCTTCTAAATGCGCCAATTTTTCAATTTCCATCATAAAAGTAGGTTCATCTAAATCAAGGAGCTTACTATCCTCCTGATTCGATTTATCCCCGCGCACCCATACATGGGCACTCTGCATCTTAAGTTTCAAGTCATCCCGAATATAATTATAAATCGAGTCCTCTAAATGGCGAGGCTCTAAACCCGGAATAATCGCAAGTGGCATATAAGTATGTTCGATGGAATAGGCTTTGTGACCAACTTCTCTCATCCGAATAATTCGGTAAATATAGTCATCCTGCATCTCTAGCTTTTCTGCGACTTCTTTCGATGGTTTTTCAATGGAAAATAAAATGACTTTCGATTTAATATTGT comes from Listeria monocytogenes and encodes:
- a CDS encoding GntR family transcriptional regulator — encoded protein: MSGMAKYMEIYIDIRDKINQNKYEINEKLPDGDSLARVYDCSKLTVKKALDMLVQEGMVIRRRGAGTFVKSHSTNGGEFALGPMSGLVNTFGKDNIKSKVILFSIEKPSKEVAEKLEMQDDYIYRIIRMREVGHKAYSIEHTYMPLAIIPGLEPRHLEDSIYNYIRDDLKLKMQSAHVWVRGDKSNQEDSKLLDLDEPTFMMEIEKLAHLEDGRVFEYSITRHTYESFVFETVFVQN
- a CDS encoding molecular chaperone DnaJ translates to MTVWEILKIEKTTDKRAIKRAYAKALKYTHPDDDPVAFQKLKESFDIALKYQEFDWDIDDFEPIVYTVSADEQTAENPQWELEPLEIEEKQPSFIEQVNVVFANFNERINIEVWRDLFQKDSLFSLDGYDSEKAYIANFISENAMFLPKEVIKLAFELYSLDEIVLNSFNERLAIKLRNAKNLPPFSFEALQNLDEELRNTFIMTRYAAYTCLERRGIESYIKRAKVIFASDPDLELIDIISSTGKLNQATILKRINQFIEKNPENPTARMYRLFLNQKMKKPINIEDLEYALLDTYFSVPKENELFDDIIFHVDKNKLLGFIYFDLKKYPIAYSYLIKVADTSVKSVRNRIAFCLKLDLKREKETTKNKSRIKDIWTELSFYSIFTYELLVLKTQKKRVIGILFSLARLAILLMLFTGIFADDLDFWRGFWVLFFSITIGVHLLFRKNVWVKYRDENREEYYRSKFANIK
- a CDS encoding YebC/PmpR family DNA-binding transcriptional regulator, with translation MGRKWANIKEKKASKDKTNSRIYAKFGIEIYVAAKSGDPDPHSNQKLRFVIERAKTYNVPKHIIDRAIEKAKGTGDETYSELRYEGFGPNGSMIIVDALTNNVNRTASDVRAAYNKNGGNMGVSGSVAYMFDNTAIFGVEGKDADELLELLMEADIDVRDILDEDGQAIIYAEPEDFHKVQEGLKAAGIEDFTVAEIEMIPQNDIQLSGEDLEKFEKLIDALEDLEDVQKVYHNVELED
- a CDS encoding NUDIX hydrolase, which encodes MEEWDLLNADRELTGKTHIRGEKLAPGELHLVIHVCIFNEDGQLLIQKRQKDKEGWPNYWDLSAAGSALKGETSRQAAEREVQEELGITIDLSNTRAKFSYHFEAGFDDYWFITKDVKLSDLTLQKEEVADARFVTKEGLEALRSSGEFIPYFFLNQLFDLKSATSIHF
- a CDS encoding zinc ribbon domain-containing protein YjdM, with the translated sequence MSKLPNCPECNSEYAYEDRGLLICPECGHEWSAVAEEATEEKVFKDANGNVLTDGDSVTVIKDLKVKGASNPIKMGTKVKNIRLVDGDHDIDCKIDGFGPMKLKSEFVKKI
- a CDS encoding helix-turn-helix transcriptional regulator — protein: MKKAERLNDMMLFLNDKNAFQLSDIMAKYGVSRSTAIRDIQSLEEIGMPIYSERGRNGHYRVLRNRLLSPIVFNVDEVFALYFSMLTLTAYETTPFHLSVEKLKTKFDRCLSAEKIEMLRKMEEVFSLGYIKHNNQCEFLEVILQFTMEEKVCQINYDKNGTEKIYNVQFYNISSAYGQWYVTSYNFETKRMQVFRCDKILALKENDTFEAKKMEELKRVADSFNKKADVTTFEVEIASNGVDLFFKENYPSMKLRQQQGKNVIHGFYHKGEERFIINYLLGYGEKIIAIQPDSLRDMLLNELDIIKKHVQNLSS
- a CDS encoding molecular chaperone HscC, with the translated sequence MITLGIDLGTSNSLVAYWKEDEAVLIPNVFGEVLTPSVVGVDDNGEFLIGKIAKERLTSHPDKTAAVFKRFMGTEKNYYLGKQAFTATDLSSFVLKALKEDAEKFLGESCTDAVISVPAYFNNSQRKATIDAAFLAGLKVERLISEPTAAAIAYGIHEQNDTTLMVIDIGGGTFDVSILEMFDGVMQVIAIGGNNYLGGEDFTGVIIEDCLSKNDLKKDDLSAEDFASLYKQAEDAKKTVCHGKIGEITLNEIKYTITENQFEIISQPLILKLREPIIQALKDADLKPIDIEQVVLIGGATKMPVIKSFTSKFLGKIPFMHINPDETVGLGAAVQAALKERHESLEEFVLTDVCAHTLGTEIVKEIGPNRYQEGVFSPIIERNTTIPVSRVENYYTILDNQSHIEFGIYQGESRNVKDNLKLGELLVSLPPKTKANSKMEVRFTYDKNGILEVLVKTVATGEVKQLIIQNNPGSMSKKELEEQLEKLNHLKIHPRDRSENRLLLARADRIYQMSLGERRRFVEFLIAEFEQVVETQDEKKIEAQCEKLRQQLDEFEGVNWD
- a CDS encoding peptidase E, with protein sequence MKNLFLTSSFKDVVALFTEFESNLQGKTVTFIPTASIVEEVVFYVEAGKKALEDLGLIVEELDVTTETLEEITATLKKNDFIYVTGGNTFFLLQELKRTGADKLILEEIAKGKLYIGESAGAVITSPNISYIQSMDSVKKATNLINYDALNLVDFSILPHYNNVPFKEVTQKIVADYAEKSTMRPISNQEAIFVRDKEVSLKRLD
- a CDS encoding oxidoreductase gives rise to the protein MLKMGFIGNGKSTNRYHLPFILERDNMEVKTIYNRNPKTATWDKIEGVHYTTDLDELLKDPEIQLITISTTQSSHFDYAKMVLENGKNVLVEKPFMMTYAEAKEIFELAKERGLLVQCYQNRRFDSDFLTAQKVIESGKLGELLEVEMHYDYFRPEIPESVHEFKFYDSYLYGHGCHTIDQVLSYFGKPDDIHYDVRQLLGEGRMNDYFDLDLYYGVTKVSVKSSYFRIKARPSFVLYGKKGMFTKETKDRQEEHLKLFYMPSNPDFGIDLPEHYGTLTYVDDAGVWHEEKVISEVGDYGRVYDGLYDAIVNGKPKQVTDEETLLQMEILEKGVEACK
- a CDS encoding flavocytochrome c; amino-acid sequence: MKKRLATTIIMLLSLALIIAGCGGNNTSKSDTEKTKEKEKTEVTSGASKTSYTDPSELKDKYDIVIVGAGGAGMSAALEAKAKGMNPVILEKMPLAGGNTMKASSGMNASETKFQKEQGINDSNDKFYEETLKGGHGTNDKAMLRFFVDNSASAIDWLDSMDIKLNNLTITGGMSEKRTHRPEDGSAVGKYLVDGLLKNVQEQKIPVFVNADVKEITQKDGKVTGVKVKLNNKDEKTISSNAVVVTTGGYGANKDMIEKERPDLKGYVTTNQEGSTGDGIKMIEKLGGTTVDMDQIQVHPTVQQDKSYLIGEAVRGEGAILVSQEGKRFGNELDTRDNVTASINKLPEKTAYLIFDAGVKERVKAIAQYEEMGFVEEGKTIDELAGKINVSKENLAKTVDTWNASVKNKKDEAFGRTTAMDNDLSKAPYYAIKIGPGIHYTMGGVKINTNTEVLDKDGKPITGLFAAGEVTGGLHGENRIGGNSVAEIIIFGRQAGDKSAEFVKAQ